In the genome of bacterium, the window AACCGCGGCCTGGGCCTGGAGCGCTCCCTGGGTGAGCTGGGGCTCACCACGGCGGACATCGACCGTATCCTCGAGCTGACCCCGGTATCCACCACGATCCGCACCAACCCGCGGCCCCAGGACAACGCCCTGCGCCGTCAGGTGCTGGAGGAAGCGATTGCCGGGGTGGAACTCTGAGCGACCGGCATTTCTTGCCCTGTCGGACCGTGCTGAAAGCTCGTTTTACGGTTGAATGCCTGCCGGAGTGGAAAACCGGCCTTCCGGACCGCGCGGCTTGAAATTTGCAGTCAGATCGGGCACTGAAAGTATTCCCTGTCTGCTGTTAAGGAGCGGAGCGCCGGATTGAAAAACGCGGACGAAAAGCTGGAACAGAGGCTGGAGCAGGAGCTGGTGCGCCTGCAGAACCTGGGAAGCCTGGTCGAGCTCCAGGCGAGCCTGATCGAGAGCGGCGAGCTGGAGCGCCTGCCCCGGGTTCTGGAGCGCAAGGACCGCATCATCGCCCGTCTGCAGGAGGCCAGGGCGCAGTACGAGTCCGCGCTGCATGACAGCCCCGGCCTCACGGCACGGGCACGGCAGTTGTGGGAGGAGTTGGGACAACGTATCCGCGAGCACTCGGCGCGCGACCGGGTCAGCCTGGACCGGGCCGTCGAAATCAGGCAGGAGTTGGCCCGAAAATTGCGCCAGGTGAAAGCCGGGAAAAAAATGCTCCTCGGCTACGCCCCTGTCGCCACGAAGGGGAAAGCCCGGTTCAAGGACATTAAAACCTGAGCGTGGCGTTAAAGTCCGGCCTGATGGCTGTCGATAATAGAGACAGAAAGACATGGAATATCCCGCTGTCGGATAAGACCTGGAATTGTTAGCGGACCGTCACGGAGCCTGGATTTCAGGACCGCCGGGCCGCGTTTCCCAGAGGACTGCCGATGAAAATAGACAATTTCCTGCAGAGAACCGACGCCAAGAGCCTGAAAGACCAGGCCCCGGTGGACAAACCCCGCGAGGGGGCGGTCAAGGGCGCGAAAGACGGCTCCGCCTCCGGTGTGCTCCGGGTGGACACGGTTACAATCTCCGAGCAGGCGCGCAACCTCCAGCGCACCCAGGGCGAGAACCCGGCCCTCCAGAGCCAGGAGGAAAAGGAAGTCGAGGTCAGCCAGGACAAGGTGCAGACAGCCCGCACCGCTTTGGCCGGCGGACTGCCCCTGAGCGATGAGGTCGTGGAGAAAACCGCCGAGGCGATCCTGACCAGCGGAGCCCTGGGCGACATAATCGATTCGCGGCGCCTCGCCGCCGGGGCCGGACGCAGCGGCCTGGACAGTGTGGCCGGCCCGGATGAGGATCGCTTGCAGCAGATCCGCCAGCGTATCGACTCGGGCTACTACAACAATTCCGAGGTCGCCTCCGGCATCGCCGACCGCATGCTCGAAGACATGCTGGCCTGAAACACGTGTAACCTGTGAGACAATTAAAGGCCGCCCCCCGCCGGGCGGCCTTTTCTTTTCTGATTTGAATCACCCCGTCCTCATCGGCCGCCAAGCCCTAAGCTTTTTTGGGGAGCCGCGCAGGAAAAAAATCTCCACTGTGATCCGAAAACAGGGTGTAGGGGGAGGTTTGGCCGGCCTCCTGGCGATTACCGCCTGACGGGGTCTCGCTGGGAAACGCAGGGACATCACTGCAAATAAGTTCCTGCTGGCTTTGCCTCTTCCGCTGAAACGAAAGAAGGCCTTAGAGGGGCTATTCCAGCACGGATATGAGCACAAGCCGTCAAGACGGCCCTTGCCCGGAACCCACCCAGCCGGTATTATAATTCCCGGCTCTGCCTGCGGCCGGCCCCGCCGGTCGCAGATTCACCCTGAACCAGGTTGCCCGGCTTGAACGATGAATGTCCTGACCACCGCGCGGCTCAGCCTCGCGCATTCCACCCCGGCCGACCTGGAGGACATGCTGCGCCTGCTGGGCGACCCGCGGGTGATGGAGTTCTACCCCGAGCCGCTGGACCGGGACGGGACCGCAGCCTGGCTGCTGCGTAACCGTGAGCGCTACGAGCATCACGGCTACGGCATCTGGACCGCCCGGCTCCTCGGCTCCGGCCAGTTCGCCGGCCTGATCGGGTTGAACCCGATGCGCCTGTCCGAGCGGGAGGAGACCGCCCTGGCTTACCTCCTCGTACCCGAACTCTGGGGACACGGCCTGGCCACCGAGGGCGCGGCCGCCTGCCGGGATTACGCCCTGGAACGCCTGGGCCTGGCCCGGATCGTCTCGCCCGTGCGCCCCGTGAACAGCCGCTCGGTCCGCGTGCTGGAACGGGCCGGTTTCGTTCCGCACGGCCGCTGCCTTCTGGCCGGATTCGAGCATGTCGTTTATGTCGCCGGTGAAAAAGGCGAACTCTTCAAGCTTCAGCCCTGAATCCCAGACTACAGCCCCCCGACTGTTGAATGTTTTTATGCAATCAAGCGCACGTTTCGAGACAATTGAACGAGTGTTATTCTTATGCTATTGATATTCAAGCTCTTAGCAAAGGCATGCATATTGCTTTAACTTATTGCCAAAGTTTTGCGCTGTCCACTTTTACACAATCAGCGGAGTCGGCACCGATGGCCGAACCTAAAACTGAAGACCTTCGACACAGCCTTGCCGGGAAACTGAAAATCGCGGCAGTGGTCCTGACCATCCTGGTGCTCGGTGTGTTCGTCAGCCAGCGGAACTACCTTTTGTTCCACCTGCTGGCCGAACTGTTCAGCGTGGTGGTGGCGGCAGGCATCTTCATGTTCGCCTGGAACTCGCGCCAGGTGAGCGAGAACGG includes:
- a CDS encoding GNAT family N-acetyltransferase, coding for MNVLTTARLSLAHSTPADLEDMLRLLGDPRVMEFYPEPLDRDGTAAWLLRNRERYEHHGYGIWTARLLGSGQFAGLIGLNPMRLSEREETALAYLLVPELWGHGLATEGAAACRDYALERLGLARIVSPVRPVNSRSVRVLERAGFVPHGRCLLAGFEHVVYVAGEKGELFKLQP